The Prionailurus bengalensis isolate Pbe53 chromosome B1, Fcat_Pben_1.1_paternal_pri, whole genome shotgun sequence genomic interval CTCCCCTAGCTTACCATTCCAGACCTTAGTATTCCGGGGCTATGATTAGCAAATTGTATATCCAGAAACAAGTCAACTGTAATTGCACTACCCAGAGATAAGCACTGGGAACATTTAGATTTCCTGAATCTTCCATTCACCAAAGAGTGAATATTCCCAGAGCTATGTAGAAATtagtaaatgaatgaactaatTTCTCTTGTgctggacacttaggctgttttgGATTTTCCACTGAATAGTATTTTGTAAAGTAACCCCTGGAACACTGAAGTTCTAAGAAAAGCCAGAAAACCGAGTCAAGACAACTGCCATGGTATCTATCACTCCAGCAAACCTGGAGGGAAGAGGAGTGAACAGAAGTCCAAAGACGGCAGTTAGGTTGGGCCACAGGACACCATCTGCCTGCAGAAACTGGAGACCGTTCATTTTAAAGAGAATCGGGATTATTAGGGATTAGAAAATAGTCTAACATATGAAGTAGTCTCTTGGCCCACACGGACTGTTCAAGGTCCTGTGAAGTAACAGTGTTATGCTTAGTTTTAACAATAATACAGAAGCAGTCATTTCTCAAGTATTACTCGCCTCTCTAGCTGCCAGAACAATCGTAGTTAGTTGGGAGCGATCACCCCATTCGGCTAAGAATGTCAGTGTGAGAGCCTGAACGAAGATGGGGGAGATAAAATGCAGCCATCTCTTCTGGGGTATTGTCGTGCTTGCACCCGTTTCGACATCTCCTGGTCCATTTAAGAGTTTAGTTCGTtgaaactaaattaaaaagaaaaaagagagaaaatagtcCCAGCAGACAAATAAAAAGAGTACaaaattacttaatctttcttttaaaaattgtttaaattctaTGGAATATGCTCCAAGAAACTAAAACTATGtaaccccaggggcacctgggtggctcagtcggttaagcgtccgactttggctcaggtcatgatctcacagtttgtgggttccggccacacgttggcctctgtgctgacagctcacagcctggagcccgcttcggattctgtgtctccctctctctctgcccctcgcccccgccccttaaaaacaaacatacattaaaaaaattatgtgaccCCAAAGTTCTCTTTAGAACCACTGGTCTCACACAGCAACACACACTATATTCTCAATTCTTCCGTTCCTCCACCACAAAatcaaccaatatttactgatCACTTACTATCCTAAATGCTGTGGGAAGAAACTTGTAAAATACAAACTATAGCTCCTGCTTTGCAGGAGCTTATAATCCCCTGAGGAACCTCATCCCATGAGGTGGACACTCTACCACATCCCCGTTCACTCAGCGTCTTATCACAGACCGCTCTAAGAATGCAAAGTGGGCAAAAcaagcttctatttttttttctttaaacttctttTGAGGAGCCCACATATATCACTCAGATACGGATAACCATGGAAAACCTCTGGATAATACTTATTCTTAGTGGAGTGCTTTTTTGGTCCAGACGTTTAGGAGCGCCATGACTTActtcttcatcctttttctttaattctgcTTGAACTTCTTCCAGTTCCTCTTGACCCTCATCTGGACTCATCTTTAAGCCTTCTCGAAGCATTCTAATGCCAAAAATGGCAAATAATGCAGTGGAAACATAGTACGTATACACCCTGGGGATGACTGTGGTGGCATAGCCgaacaaaactggaagaaaatgcaGAGTATGGACAATTAGCATGCGTCTCATAATTCTGATTATGAGAAATCATAACTGAACATTGTTCTCAAGGAAAAGCTCATCTAAAACATAATAACCGGGCTTGCCACATGTCATGTCAACCCTAGGTAGAAAGTTAACTCTGATGCCCTCTAAGGAGTCGGACATCTTACAACCTGGAAGCTATACCACTTTCATACGCAAGTGATATTTCTTCATCACAAGTCTTTAAATTGCAAACTTCTTTAGTGAAGAATCATGACAAGATTCTCAAATGATAGGTATGATTCAAACTCTGCTCCTTTGTAATTATTtcaatatatctgataaaagaaaacaaatcattgcTATAACATACcctaaaataacatttacaacAGACTCAAATTTATTCAGTATCGTTCTTTCCTACCATTAAAGAAAAGAGGACCACTGTATAAGTTATACCAAAAAAACCTTGGAACTGTATCAAGAACCCAAATCCTAACCATGAAACACATTTATACCAGCGTTATCAGTTCAGtagttaaaacttaaaaactacaGAAGGGCCAGAGGAGATTTTCacacaaataataaatgcaattatCCTTTACTTCACATGCTCTTTTTATAAAATGGGCACAACACTGCAAAATCTGGATGAACGCCAAATGTATAACTGCACAGGTAAAATAGTCCCAGGTCACTATAATTACAAAActcaagattttaaaatcatgtttagaAACACATCACATCTATGCTTATGTGTATGTCTATGTTCtgattatatgtataaatatatacatttgcatatatatatatatatatatatatgtacacacacaatacAGACCTATTATTTTCTAGCTCTATCCAGTGAAAAGGCCAAAAAGCAAAGACATCTCAGTAATGAGGCCACTTGACATCCATTCTTGGCTTCTCACACCACTCCCCACTAAAAGCTTCCTCAGAAAAACGGCTAATTCCAGGCCTATGCAGACCAGGTACAAGCTGAACTTGTGCTATCTTGTCATACTAGAAAGTACGGAGGAACAAAACCAATGATGGGAACATGACGCAAGGACATGGGAGCTGGCTTGGAGGGGCTTCCCCCAGCCAAATCTGGGGCAATTGAAGCAACATAATTAGGTAATTAATTATAACCCACTGAAAACAATGAATCCCCAAGTTTATACTGACAACAAAGAGACAAACGAGTGGGATGGGAAGGAGAGCTCTGTGAGCGTAGTATGCCAGGCCTGCTGGACACGGGGATGGGCTACTAGAATCAGAAAGCCATCATTCTGCAATTATCAAGGTAAATTGAGATCATGGAAGAATCATTAACCCTAAACAATGGGCCACAGGGTGTCCGTACGGTCTTATTTAAAGTGTCTCCCTAAAGACTGCATATTAGttgcagggaaagagaaaaagacagtacACAAGAAAAATCTTGACGTCactgagggacagacagacatcTTGTTCTTCCAGATGTGACGTTCTCAGAGGGACAAATATCACCTATGCAGCATTCTGGTCAAAAATGCAttaccttaggggcgcctgggtggcgcagtcggttaagcgtccgacttcagccaggtcacgatctcgcagtccgtgagttcaagccccgcgtcaggctctgggctgatggctcagaggctggagcctgtttctgattctgtgtctccctctctctctgcccctcccccgttcatgctctgtctctctctgtcccaaaaataaataaacgttggaaaaaaaaaaaaatttaaaaaaaaaatgcattaccttaatctaattatgaggaaacagcagagaaacacaaaatgagAAGCAATCCATTAAAAGGGGAGGGgctgtcttctttaaaaaaatgttaatatcgTAAAACACAAGAAAAGGTTGTCGAAGTGTTTCCGattaaaagactaaaaaagaggggcacctggatagttcagttggttgagggtacaactattgattttggctcaggtcacaatcccagggttgtggggtcagAGCCCTAGGTCGGAGCCccatgtgtggagcctgcttaagattctttctctctctctccctctccctctctctctctcaccccacccccctgccccatcccagctcacacattctctaaaaataaaaaaacttaaaataaaaaaaagactaacaaacTAGTGAGACCCAAATGTAATACCTGACCTAGACTAGCTCCTCCTCTACGGGAGGGGGAAAAGCTGCTACAGAGGATATTAAATCAACTgacaaaactaaaatacagaCGGTAAAGCATGTATCCATCTATTCCTGTATAtgaagatatatgtgtatatttatctACTTTATGTATCTGCATATATAACATGtacatgtcatatatatatataaatatataaattatgtatgtaactacacatataattttacttaGATATAGACAGGTAAGTCACACAGGCTAAAGCACTGGGGTAAAATGCTAACAACACTGAATTTGTATAAAAGGTGTACAGGtgttctttgtactattttatttttgcaactttgtaaatttaaaatattttccctaaaaggttttaaaatttaaaaatggaacgTAGTGAGCTTTTTTAAATCTCCTAAACTCAGTTTTCCTTCTATCTTCAGATagtcttaaaatgaaaacaccctGATACTTACTGATCCTTATAGAGCCATCTTTTCTGCCTTCTGCCTGACATCTCCATGGGAGAGCAAAAAAACTACTTGGCATTGTAACTTTTTCTTCTCCTGGTTACTCTCCctctatttcctatttctttggaAACTTTCCCTCAGACACTCAAGCACTTTTGCTCTGGGAACAGTGAGATGTTACTTCTCATTAAGCATGGACTTTGCAACCAGTCAGAACAGAGCTACAAACGCACTGGTCCTTCTACATCGTGGCAGTGTTGAAGTTCCAAGAAAAATCTGGAGTGAAGATAGAGATATGGGACTCACAGACTTTTAGGTAATTAAACTGAGAACACTCAGCACAAGGACGTTAgtgtgaaggggaaaaaaatgggccaaggatACAATGGTGGGGGATGTGAATATTTACTGGTACAAAGTGTttttgaagagaaacagaaatagaacGATAAGCACATGGTGTCATAGAAGCCAAGGGAATAAAGCGGTGGGGAATGCCCGTGAATGTGGCCTGTGGGGGCTCACTGAAATGAAAACTGAGCTCTAATAAGGGAAGCTGGTTACTGAAGCCTTGGCAAAGATGTCAGAAGCAGAAATCAGATTACAAGTGGCTAAGGAGTGAAATGGGAGAAAGAGCAGAGTGTGTGCTCAGAATatgaggaggaagagcagagtaGTAAACTCTACTctaacatgggggcgcctgggggggctcagtccgttaagcgtccaactcttgatttcagctcaggtcatgataccgttcttgggattgagccccgcatcaggctccatgctgacagtgcggagcctgtttgggactctctccctctctatccctcccccactcacgttctctctcttaaagtaaataaaaacattaaaaaaaacctcttaagtACACAGGATTCTCATCATGCTGTTGTCAAATGGCACAGAGGGGCTAGGTAAATGCCCCCAGCTAAGTGAGGGGCTGAGCAGGAATGTgaccccccgccccggcccccccaTGTTTAGCCCTCCACTGGCGTATAAGAGACAAGAGCTGCAAATGTGCAATCTCCGAACTGGGACTGACATACTCCCAGAGATTCTCAAAGACTTCACGAGGGGACACAGATGAATATTTTGCAAAAGAACCTATTTCCAGAAGTTCAACTTCCATAGGTTCTCTTTCCTAAAATTCATCTGCCTAAAAACATGCTTGTGGTTAAGGAGTCCTGCCGGCTTCCCTTTCTCATATCCCTTCTTGGTTGCCATCTGTCTCCTTTACAAGGATGCCCTTTACCCAGCCTTCTATGGTGCATTTCCCCACAGTACGGAAAAATAGATGTCCTCGGGCAGCAGAGAGGGGGTCTAAACTACCGGTGTCTTCAATCAAGGCATAAATCAGACACAGGGCTTTGGGGCTTCCCGGTCTTATGCAAGTTTCTGGTAAGGTCATGACATCAGAAATAATGGCATTATGTTTGTTGGAACTAATGGTCATGGCATTAGAACTAGGGTAcctgcagggcccctgggtggctcagtcggttaagcgtccgactttggctcaggtcatgatctcgtggttcatgagttcaagccccacatctatggtgacagctcagagcctggagcctgcttcagattctgtgtctccctctctctctgccccttccctgctcatgctctgtctctcaaaaataaacaaacattaaaaaaaaaaaaagaaaagaaatagggtaCCTGGGCCTTGATAGGAATGACAACTTTCACTGAGAAATTGTGCCTCTTTCATTCTCCAACCAGTGTAAGCAATGCATGTTCCCTAAGGCAGAGTCTTGTTACACGAAGCAAAGAGATCATCAGAAGGAAATACTACAGCCCTCGGTGTCTTACCTCGCCCTTGTGGCACTCTCATAGCTGGGTGCCATGCCTAATCCAGCCACCTATCGTCCATTTTAGAAGAATTCTAAAGCAGATGGTTGTCATGGGGATGCATatcctgttcatttattttttttttaattttttttctttatttattcttgagagaaagacagggtgtgagccggggaggagcatagagagagggagagacagaatctgaagcaggctccaggctctgagctgtcagcacagagcccgacgtggggctcgaactcacaaactgcgagatcatgacctgagccgaagtcggacgctcaaccgactgaaccacccaggtgccccatcacgttcatttaaattcaaaaacCAAGTCAAATGCTTTGTGACCGAGAGTCACAGGATTAGATGATTTACTATGGACCTACTAGAACTGCTTTAGCAATCAGGTAACATGGCAGACATTTTCCATAAACTGAATGAGCTATATCTGCAGCTCCAAGGTTCTggcaaaaatatacttaaaatatgtgatgtgatacaattttaaataaaatcctttattGGCAAAAGTACACACaaatgaacaatatttcaattttctcaattatttctaaatatagcCAGTTAAACAAAGTACTCCTAAGTAAAAGACTaacatgtaggggcacctgggtggctcagtcagttaagcgtccaactttggctcaggtcatgacgtcatagttcatgggtttgagccccgtgtccagctctgtgctgacagctcagaccctggagtctgcttcggattctgtgtctccctccctctctgcccttccccttcttgagctctctctcaaaagtaaacattaaaaaaaaataggggtgcctgggtggctcagttggttaagtgtatgactcttgatttcagctcagatcataatctcatgagttcgtgagatcaagccccatctcgggctctgtgctgatagaacacattctctccctctctgtctgcccctccccacttgtgctcgctctctctctctctctcaaaataaaggaataagctttaaaaaaataaagatcagaactGAGGCGACACCCTGCTTAATTCTATCAACAGAAATATTCATCCAAGGACATATaagctaatttaaaaagaatagttctggggcgcctgggtggcgcagtcggttaagcgtccaacttcagccaggtcacgatctcgcggtccgtgagttcgagccccgcgtcgggctctgggctgatggctcagagcctggagcctgtttccgattctgtgtctccctctctctctgcccttcccctgttcatgctctgtctctctctgtcccaaaaataaataaacgttgaaaaaaaaaaattaaaaaaaaaaaaaaaaagaatagttctatcatttcattaaaagatgcatttccaggggcgcctgggtggcgcagtcagttaagcgtccgacttcagccaggtcacgatctcgcggtccgggagttcgagccccgcgtcgggctctgggctgatggctcagagcctggagcctgtttccgattctgtgtctccctctctctctgcccctcccccgttcatgctctgtctctctctgtcccaaaaataaattaaaaatgttaaaaaaaaaaaaaaaaaaaaaagatgcatttccaaactttaaaaaaatgtgttgggtAGTGTGATATATTAGCTAAATATATGTAATACGAATGTATGTAGTTTGTGATATAGTTTGCTTTGATCAACTATACTATTAATAACTATAATctgtaaaaaatattaacatttgaagACTTAACAAAGGAAACtattggtatctttttttttttaatttttttttaaatgtttattttttgagacagagagagacagagcatgaacaggggaggagcagagagagagaaggagacacagaatcccaagcagcctccaggccccgagctgtcagcacagagcccgactcggggctcgaactcacggaccatgagatcgtgacctgagccgaagtcggacgcttaaccgactgagccacccaggcacccctatcagtctcttttaaaattcactttatatGCAAATTTTTGCTGCAGATAAATGACAGTGTGATCCATAAGAGATTTTCAAGGAGAAAGTCATAATCATTAGGGTAAAATTCTATGAGGAAAAATATACCAGAAATTAGATCTCTGCAACCCCTTGAACTTAAGATGACATGCTTTAGATAACTTCCACACGAGAGGCGTGCAGAGTTTTTCCAAATGAGACACAAGGAAAGTCTGCAGACCACCGCACCAGCCTACAGCACAGGTGCGCAGCGTGGCCAGCGGGAAGGGGAGACAGGTGAGGGCAGAGCAGGAGACCAAGGTGGCCCTCAgctgaggaagaggaagtgaTCAGAGAAGAGGGGGGGAGCCCAGGGCACTGGGTTCTGAggagggaacaggcagagaggCCACCTTCCAAGCTACCCTCAAAGtgagagaagtttaaaaaataaaatcctctaaTACTATTCATACTCATTCTGAACGATGACGTCACCACTTAACAACTCTCTCCACTCTCCCTATttcctgtgtcagaatttcctttggaagaaaaaaattgtttttattatgaaatatgatTAATGCTTTAACTTCTAAAATGTGTAGAGTGGTCAAATTATTTTAATCAGTAAAATACTCCTTTATTTTAGGTTTAAAACAACTTTAACTTGGACGGGTGTCCAAGCAGCCAGAAACAGAACTTGTTCTGTACATGAAGAACTAAGCTTCAGATGTGAGAGATGCTGAGGGGCAGAGGACCGAGCACCTGCAATATAGGATCTCACTTAACACGGACCACAACCCTACAAGGGAAGTAGGCTTTATCCTCTCTGTTCTACAGACGCGGACACTGAAGCTCGCAGGTTAAGGAACTTATCATTAGGCCACTACCCGGCATCAGGCTCCAAGCCACGTCTGGCTATAAGGGGAAGCTCCCGGCTTTCCTCCCAGCTTGGGGTGGCTTTGGAATTAGAGACTCCACTCTGTTTAATTATTTAGTGTTAACGTTTACTTTCGCATGGtccaattctttgaaaaaatgaagcCTGTAGAATAGAAACACAAACTGGGAGTCGAAGAACATTTCAGCCCTTTATTATAATGGGGTAAGAACAGCGTAACCAAACACAGTAACTACGAGATGTCCTTCAACAGCTACTGGTTTCCAACATGTCCCTGAAATGTATTTGAGTCCTATTTCTAAGATATCAGATATAAACCTATCtggactgaaaagaaaaaaagccaggatACACACAGTCAGCAAGGATAAAAACTAGTGAAGAAATGAGAAGTATGTGTCTTGGCTGTGAATAGCtgaaaatttaactttaaaagtgCAACATGGTTTTCAGCGGTTTATGTACCGATACCATATTCTGTTTACTAAATTCTGGAACTCTGGGAACCAAACTGCAACCCAACTAGCTGGATGATTCCATGACTCAACGGCCCACACCACGCTGTCTCCTTAATCCACTGAAGTCATTAGGAGGAAAGAGCACACTCACCTGATAAGCACGTCATCAGGCCCAGGGCAAGCATGGCCCCAGCCAACACCGTCAGACGGTTATAGCGCATGGCCATGATGGCGGCTATGAAAAATGTCTTATCACCCAGCTCAGATACAATGATAACTGATATGGCAGCGACAAATGCATGGATAAATCCCAAATTTGTCTGGGTAGCTGGATCTTCTTTATTGGAATGAACCGGGGCAGCTGGTGTAAAtcctttctgaaataaaaaatatatatatatatgtatgtatcagctacttcttgaaaaaaatcattacttaaaattattttatttttgaatgcgAATTAAGGTTTTTTCTGGCCATTAGACTTATTTCCTGCCTAAGCACTgtgaaagccatttttaaaaaaaaatttttaatgttggggcgcctaggtggctcagtcggttgagcgtccgacttcagctcgggtcatga includes:
- the TMEM165 gene encoding transmembrane protein 165 gives rise to the protein MAAAARGSGRASVPRLLLLLLLALLWAPAGVRAVPDEDLSLRNKEPPAPAQQLQPQPAAVQGPEPARAEKGFTPAAPVHSNKEDPATQTNLGFIHAFVAAISVIIVSELGDKTFFIAAIMAMRYNRLTVLAGAMLALGLMTCLSVLFGYATTVIPRVYTYYVSTALFAIFGIRMLREGLKMSPDEGQEELEEVQAELKKKDEEFQRTKLLNGPGDVETGASTTIPQKRWLHFISPIFVQALTLTFLAEWGDRSQLTTIVLAAREDPYGVAVGGTVGHCLCTGLAVIGGRMIAQKISVRTVTIIGGIVFLAFAFSALFISPDSGF